The proteins below are encoded in one region of Pacificitalea manganoxidans:
- a CDS encoding PhoH family protein → MGISALTPPPSPEDILETSLEFPDNRLLIELCGEFDRNLALIEQRVGVQIIRRGNHLALIGAAAPREEAAAVLRELYSKLEAGRSIETGDVDGALRLGHAERTAEGTAPARPDQLEMFHGGRVEVKTRKKIVEPRTDAQKAYVRALFEHELAFGIGPAGTGKTYLAVAVAVNMFLAGHVDRIILSRPAVEAGERLGFLPGDMKDKVDPYMQPLYDALNDFLPAKQVAKLIEEKRIEIAPLAFMRGRTLANAFVVLDEAQNATTMQMKMFLTRLGEGSRMVITGDRSQIDLPRGVQSGLREAESLLASIDNISFNYFTSKDVVRHPLVARIIEAYEAAEA, encoded by the coding sequence TTGGGAATCAGCGCCCTGACCCCGCCGCCCTCTCCCGAGGATATCCTCGAGACTTCCCTGGAATTTCCGGACAACCGGCTGCTGATAGAGCTGTGCGGCGAGTTTGACCGCAACCTCGCCCTGATCGAGCAGCGCGTTGGCGTGCAGATCATCCGGCGCGGCAATCACCTTGCCCTGATCGGTGCCGCCGCCCCGCGGGAGGAGGCCGCCGCCGTGCTGCGCGAGCTTTACTCCAAGCTGGAGGCAGGCCGCTCGATCGAGACGGGCGATGTGGATGGCGCGCTGCGGCTGGGCCATGCCGAGCGCACGGCGGAGGGCACCGCCCCGGCCCGCCCCGACCAGTTGGAAATGTTCCACGGCGGCCGGGTCGAGGTGAAGACCCGCAAAAAGATCGTCGAGCCGCGCACCGACGCGCAGAAGGCCTATGTGCGGGCTCTGTTCGAACATGAGCTGGCCTTTGGTATCGGCCCCGCCGGCACCGGCAAGACCTATCTCGCCGTGGCGGTCGCGGTGAACATGTTCCTTGCGGGCCATGTCGACCGGATCATCCTGTCGCGTCCGGCGGTGGAGGCGGGCGAGCGGCTTGGCTTCCTGCCCGGCGACATGAAGGACAAGGTCGATCCCTACATGCAGCCGCTTTACGACGCGCTGAACGATTTCCTGCCCGCCAAACAGGTCGCGAAGCTGATCGAGGAAAAGCGGATCGAGATCGCGCCCTTGGCCTTCATGCGGGGGCGGACGCTGGCCAATGCCTTTGTCGTGTTGGATGAGGCGCAGAACGCCACCACCATGCAGATGAAGATGTTCCTGACCCGGTTGGGCGAGGGCTCGCGCATGGTCATTACCGGCGACCGCAGTCAGATCGACCTGCCGCGCGGGGTGCAATCGGGGCTGCGGGAGGCCGAAAGCCTGCTGGCGTCGATCGATAACATCTCGTTCAACTACTTCACCTCGAAGGACGTGGTGCGGCATCCGCTTGTCGCGCGGATCATCGAAGCGTATGAGGCCGCCGAAGCCTGA
- a CDS encoding OmpA family protein: protein MRLISKALRGGVTAAAVLGLTGALVAGSAAQAQNTVRGERYAPTIWVDPDGCEHWVMDDGWEGYMSPHVTRDGRPVCRRGNVCAVMEGDQLFATDQATISANGRARLQQFFRQTSARGFVISGHTDSRATDAYNMRLSQRRANAVAQVARSVGAPVVGVQYYGERVPRASNATPAGRQQNRRVEITCVN, encoded by the coding sequence ATGAGGTTGATTTCCAAGGCGCTGCGCGGAGGCGTGACTGCGGCTGCCGTGCTCGGGCTTACCGGTGCGCTGGTGGCGGGAAGCGCGGCGCAGGCGCAAAACACCGTGCGCGGCGAACGCTACGCTCCGACGATCTGGGTCGATCCCGATGGCTGCGAACATTGGGTCATGGATGACGGTTGGGAAGGCTATATGAGCCCCCATGTCACCCGCGACGGGCGCCCGGTCTGCCGCCGTGGCAATGTCTGCGCCGTGATGGAGGGCGATCAGCTGTTCGCCACCGATCAGGCCACGATTTCGGCCAACGGCCGCGCGCGGTTGCAGCAGTTCTTCCGCCAGACTTCGGCACGGGGTTTCGTGATCTCGGGTCACACCGACAGCCGCGCCACCGATGCCTATAACATGCGGCTCAGCCAGCGCCGCGCCAATGCGGTCGCGCAGGTTGCGCGGTCGGTCGGCGCCCCGGTCGTCGGCGTGCAGTATTACGGCGAACGGGTGCCGCGCGCGTCCAACGCCACCCCCGCCGGACGCCAGCAGAACCGCCGCGTCGAAATCACCTGCGTGAATTGA